The genomic window GGCGGCCGCGGATCGTTGGGGCGGGAGGTGGTTGTGAGGAACCCATTTGGTCGATTCGGCGTGTTGTTCCTCGCCCTGACGCTCATCTACATTTTGAGCAGCGGCCCGATTCTGGCGACGGCCTGCCGCCTCCGCGAGTTCACCGGATACGACGGCTGGTACGCGACCTTCATCCCCTACTGGCCGCTTCTGACGACGGTCGGCCGAGACTCGTTCGTAATCCATTACATTGAGTGGTGGTTCGCGTTCGCCGGCGCCGTCGGCCCAGGATGAAAACACCCGTCAGAGCCCCGCGCAGGCGACGGCTCCGATTCCAGGTCCACACATGAGGGAGTCGTCGATGTCCCGTCCCGGAATCCTCATCGTGGCCGCAAGCGTCTGGATCGGCGTCGGCCTCGTCGCCGACACGGCTCACGGCGGCGAGGACCCGCGCACGGCGGAAACCTTCCTGACGGCCCTCCGCGAAAAGGGGATGTACGACCTGGCGTCGGAGTACATCGAGCGTCTTCGGTCCGACCCCGGTCTCGGCCAGCCTCTCAAGGGCCTGCTCGACTACCACGAAGGCCGGGCCTTGATCGACGAGGCGTCGCACAGCGTCGACCTGGCTCGGCGCCGCGAATTGCTCGACCGCGCCGCCGGCCGTCTAAGCATGTTCGTGAAAGACCGCCCCGAAGATCAGGCGACGCTGGAAGCTCTGATCGAGATCGCCCGCAGCCTGTTCGAACGCGGCCATCTCGCACGGTTGGTCGGCGAGGACTCAACCGACGCCGATCGCAAGAAATCCAAGCTCGACGAGGCCCGCGACATGTTCGGCCAGGCCGCCGACGCCTACGGCCACGCCGCCGAACGTCTCGCCGAGGCCCACAAGAAGCTGGCCGGCTTCATGGAGCGAGGCGACCCCCGCATCGCTGAGCGCGATCGAAGGCGCGACAACATGCTCGACGCCCGGCTCAAGCAGGGCCTCGCCATGTACGAGAAGGCCCAGACTTTCCCGGCGGAATCCAAGGAACGCGCCGACCTGCTGAACTATGCCCTGGCCCGCTTCGACGAGGTCAACAAGGACTACCGGCAAAGCATGGCCGGATTCATGGCCCAGACCTTCCAGGGCAAGTGCTACGAGGAGCAGGGGAAGATCGGCGAAGCGATCGGCCTCTACAAAACGATCCTGGATCAGCCCGATCCTCGGCTCCGCGACATCAAGCGCACCGTCCACTACTTCTACATCGTCGCCCTGACGAAGCGACAGCAGTTCCCCCTGGCGGCCGACGAGGCCGTGAAATGGCTGCAAACCTACGACCGCCGTGAGGAAAGGCGTTCGATGGACGGCGTCGGCGTCTATTACGAGCTGGCCCGCAGCCTCGACGCCCAGATCAACAAGGACACGCCCAAGGCGGATCGAGAGGCTGCGACCAAGAAGATCGTCGAGGCGCTCTCGCAGGTCGTCCGGATGCCGACGCCTTTCAAGAACGACGCCGTGGCGATGCTCAAGAAGTACAAGCCCGGCTCGGCGATCGAGCCCAAGGAACTGGCCCGCCTGAGCTTCGACGAGGCGGTCCTCCAGGCCGACGAGGCGATGGGCTCGCGCGAGTGGGCCCGAGCCGTCGCGCTTCTGCGGACGGCCGTCGCCAAGGCGGGGCCGCGACAGGCCGACAAGATCGACCTCAGCCGCTTCCACCTGGCCTATGCCCTGTACATGGACAAGAAGTTCCCCGAGGCCGAGGTCGCGGCCGGCTGGCTGGCTCGCAACAAGTCGCGGTCGGAGTTGGCGCCCCCGGCCTCCGCGCTGGCCTCGCAGGCGATCCTAGACCAGTACAACAACCCCCGGGAACTCGATCGCCCCGGGGACCTGGATCGCTACATCGACCTGGCCAAATACACCGTCGCCACCTGGCCCACGCGTGAAGAGGCCGACGAGGCCCGCATGCTCCTGGGCCAGATCCACCAGGGCCGCGGCGAGTTCGACCAGGCCGCCGCCGATTTCGCCTCCGTCCCCGAGCGGTCGCCGCGGCGGCTGGAGGCCCAAACCCGGCTCGGCGGCGCCCACTGGGCCAAGAGTCGCTCTCTGGCCAGGGCGGGTGATGACAAGAAGCCCGAATCCGACGCCGAGGCCGCCGAGGCCGTGACGATCCTCAAGAAAGCGCTCGACGACCGCAAGGCGGCTGGAGCCCCCGTCGACGACGCCGGTTATCTCGGCAACGCCGCTGACCTGGGCTCCGCGCTGACGGAATCGGACAAGCCCGACGAGGCGATCAAGACCCTCAGGCCGATCGTCGACGCCCAGAAGACCAAGACCGGCCCTGCGTTCGGCCGGCTGATGGAATCGTACCTGCTCGCCCAGGTCGGCGCGGGCCAGGTTGAGGCGGCCATCGCCTCGATGCGAGCCGTTGAGGCCAGCGGCGACGGCGTCAACCGCACTCAGCTCTACTACCGGTTCGGACGGCTGCTGGAAACCGAATTGGAGCGACTCGCCAAGGCCAACCAGCCTCTGAAGGTGACCCAGCTTAAGGACGCGTACCGCAAGGCCCTGACCTCGCTGGCCGAGAGCAAGTCCGGCCAGACCTTTGAAACCCTGCGGTGGGCCGCCGAGGGCCTGCTCTCGATCGACGCTGGCGCCGACGCCGAGACCATCCTTCGCCGGGTGATCGCAGACGCCCAGGCCGATCCCAACTTCCTCAAGGAGAAGGGGGGGCCGGAGCGGCTCCTCCGCGCCAAGGTGAAGCTCGCCACGGCGCTCCGC from Paludisphaera rhizosphaerae includes these protein-coding regions:
- a CDS encoding tetratricopeptide repeat protein produces the protein MSRPGILIVAASVWIGVGLVADTAHGGEDPRTAETFLTALREKGMYDLASEYIERLRSDPGLGQPLKGLLDYHEGRALIDEASHSVDLARRRELLDRAAGRLSMFVKDRPEDQATLEALIEIARSLFERGHLARLVGEDSTDADRKKSKLDEARDMFGQAADAYGHAAERLAEAHKKLAGFMERGDPRIAERDRRRDNMLDARLKQGLAMYEKAQTFPAESKERADLLNYALARFDEVNKDYRQSMAGFMAQTFQGKCYEEQGKIGEAIGLYKTILDQPDPRLRDIKRTVHYFYIVALTKRQQFPLAADEAVKWLQTYDRREERRSMDGVGVYYELARSLDAQINKDTPKADREAATKKIVEALSQVVRMPTPFKNDAVAMLKKYKPGSAIEPKELARLSFDEAVLQADEAMGSREWARAVALLRTAVAKAGPRQADKIDLSRFHLAYALYMDKKFPEAEVAAGWLARNKSRSELAPPASALASQAILDQYNNPRELDRPGDLDRYIDLAKYTVATWPTREEADEARMLLGQIHQGRGEFDQAAADFASVPERSPRRLEAQTRLGGAHWAKSRSLARAGDDKKPESDAEAAEAVTILKKALDDRKAAGAPVDDAGYLGNAADLGSALTESDKPDEAIKTLRPIVDAQKTKTGPAFGRLMESYLLAQVGAGQVEAAIASMRAVEASGDGVNRTQLYYRFGRLLETELERLAKANQPLKVTQLKDAYRKALTSLAESKSGQTFETLRWAAEGLLSIDAGADAETILRRVIADAQADPNFLKEKGGPERLLRAKVKLATALRVQKKFDQAASQIDELMADETFKRYADPQFEKGELLDAQAEAGQGSWAAAAAHWQDLAQRLGRVRPKPESYFEAWYRAAIALSKQKQNPKARQTLTAVMRLNPTVGTPEMKEKYESLLAKLK